A window of Sphingobium herbicidovorans contains these coding sequences:
- a CDS encoding TrmH family RNA methyltransferase yields MAREITGFSNPLVKRVRSLREKKFRKAEGLFLAEGLRILTEAREEGVLPEMLFHAGSTHPLATDLIAAMEAAGGDVIETTPDILSKISGKDNAQAVVGVYRDRLTPLTKLDRGKADIWIVAQSLRDPGNLGTILRTGDAVGAGGLILIDDCVDPFSVESVRASMGALFTQSITQARWGEFMHWLRQGPGELIGTSLNATQDYQEPRYQSPSFLLVGNEAQGLPESYEAECDLLVKMPMLGKADSLNAAVACAVMAYELLNQKRKS; encoded by the coding sequence GTGGCACGCGAAATCACCGGATTCTCCAACCCGCTGGTGAAGCGTGTGCGGTCCTTGCGCGAAAAGAAATTCCGCAAGGCTGAAGGACTGTTCCTTGCCGAAGGGCTACGCATCCTAACCGAAGCGCGCGAGGAAGGCGTGCTGCCGGAAATGCTGTTCCATGCAGGATCGACGCACCCGCTGGCCACAGACCTGATCGCGGCCATGGAGGCGGCGGGCGGCGACGTCATCGAAACCACGCCCGACATCCTGTCCAAGATCAGCGGCAAGGATAATGCGCAGGCCGTCGTCGGCGTCTATCGCGACCGGCTGACCCCGCTGACGAAGCTGGACCGCGGCAAGGCGGATATCTGGATCGTCGCCCAGTCGCTGCGCGATCCCGGCAATCTCGGCACCATCCTGCGCACGGGCGACGCGGTCGGCGCAGGCGGCCTCATCCTGATCGACGATTGCGTCGATCCCTTTTCGGTAGAATCCGTGCGCGCCAGCATGGGCGCGCTCTTTACCCAGTCCATCACCCAGGCGCGCTGGGGCGAATTCATGCACTGGCTGCGTCAGGGTCCGGGCGAACTGATCGGCACGAGCCTCAATGCCACCCAGGATTATCAGGAGCCGCGCTACCAAAGCCCCAGCTTCCTGCTTGTCGGCAATGAAGCGCAGGGCCTGCCCGAATCCTATGAAGCGGAATGCGACCTGCTGGTCAAAATGCCGATGCTGGGCAAGGCGGACAGCCTGAACGCCGCCGTGGCCTGCGCGGTGATGGCCTATGAATTACTGAACCAGAAAAGAAAGTCGTAG